A portion of the Candida dubliniensis CD36 chromosome R, complete sequence genome contains these proteins:
- a CDS encoding DNA replication complex subunit, putative (Similar to S. cerevisiae SLD5), whose amino-acid sequence MDIDDILKEFEESSKHEKISSKTSSVNLYQDLLRAMINERMAPELLPYKQDLMSTVLTMMSNQQQYLLESHEYGDMNGESGVLSGDFKLQLMIIETDLERLNYIVRLYIRTRLSKLNKFTIFYINESNENDTLLSKEEKDYLHKYFQILTQLYNNCFLKKLPQILSFLDDTSGGQSMIVEPDLDQSVFIKCTSEVPILLDYDGTTEIDLELIKNGVYVVKYSLVKRYIDIGDVILI is encoded by the coding sequence AtggatattgatgatattttgaaagaGTTTGAAGAATCTTCCAAACATGAAAAGATCAGTAGTAAAACCTCATCAGTCAATTTATACCAAGATTTGCTAAGAGCCATGATCAACGAACGAATGGCTCCTGAATTATTGCCATATAAACAAGACTTAATGTCCACTGTTTTAACCATGATGTCtaaccaacaacaatactTACTAGAATCCCACGAGTATGGAGACATGAATGGCGAAAGTGGGGTATTATCTGGTGACTTTAAATTACAACTAATGATTATTGAGACCGATTTAGAGCGTCTTAACTATATTGTTCGGCTATACATACGGACCCGATTGAgtaaattaaacaaattcaCTATTTTTTATATCAACGAAAGTAACGAAAATGACACGTTACTATCTAAAGAGGAAAAAGATTACCTTCACAagtattttcaaattttaacTCAATTATATAACAATTGTTTCCTCAAAAAACTTCCGCAAATATTGTCGTTTTTGGACGACACCAGTGGCGGTCAATCAATGATTGTTGAACCTGATTTAGATCAGTCTGTATTTATCAAATGTACTCTGGAAGTTCCAATTTTGCTAGATTATGATGGAACTACAGAGATTGATttagaattaataaaaaatggAGTCTACGTCGTGAAATACAGTTTAGTCAAAAgatatattgatattggaGATGTGATATTaatatga